From the genome of Homalodisca vitripennis isolate AUS2020 chromosome 8, UT_GWSS_2.1, whole genome shotgun sequence, one region includes:
- the LOC124367686 gene encoding protein Dr1-like — MMTSTSNAPSGEEDELTLPRASVNKMIKELLPNIRVANESRELILNCCTEFIHLISSEANEICNQQQKRTINAEHILLALDKLGFGDYRADAEAVLRDCKAIAAKRRRQSTRLENLGIPEEELLKQQQELFARAREEQARDEQQQWQQLQAEAQIQATMQQSMDSSDDDDY; from the exons ATGATGACATCAACCAGTAATGCACCGTCTGGGGAGGAAGATGAACTGACTCTGCCACGAGCCTCAGTCAACAAGATGATCAAGGAACTGTTACCCAACATTCGAGTGGCCAACGAATCGAGAGAGTTGATACTGAATTGTTGTACAGAATTTATACACCTCATCTCTTCCGAGGCAAATGAGATCTGCAATCAGCAACAGAAAAGGACAATAAATGCTGAACATATCCTACTAG cGCTTGACAAACTTGGCTTTGGGGACTATCGTGCGGATGCTGAAGCTGTACTGCGAGACTGTAAAGCAATCGCTGCCAAGCGAAGAAGACAAAGTACTCGGCTGGAAAATCTCGGCATTCCTGAAGAGGAGTTGCTGAAACAACAACAGGAATTGTTTGCCAGA GCTCGTGAGGAGCAGGCACGTGATGAGCAGCAGCAGTGGCAGCAACTGCAGGCTGAAGCGCAGATTCAGGCAACGATGCAACAATCCATGGACTCCAGTGATGATGATGATTATTAA